CAATTGCATTGCTTTTGAAAGGCTTCCTTGACTTTCGGCCCCGGACCCCATTCGGCAGTGAAGCTTTCATAGGTATAGATCGTCAGTTTGCCATCGGCTTTTGCCGGTCCGGCAAGGGCAATTGCAAGAATGCCCGCCATGCTCACAGACTTCAGAATAATGTCGAATAGCCGCATCGGCGCCTCCTAGAGTTGAAATTCAAAAGGATTGATGCGCCGGCTTTATTGCCGCGTCTAATCCCTCCGCCGGTACAAACCGGATCAGGTTCCGCGGGTTGGCAGAATTTCTCCTTTAAGCCTCTCAGCCGATCCTTGCGAACTGGCACCCCGTTAGAGCATTGCAAAGATTAGAGATAAAGCTTTTGCCGTGCAAGCAATATGCCTTGTCGACTGAGCGATATGCTTCCCTTGCCACGCCCTCATCAGAGTCTGGCCATTGCTTGCATTGTGGGAAGACGGGCGGTCGTCGAAGCGCGTCTTGGTAGATAAGTAATGCGATCCGAAGACCGCCCGCTAACGTTGTCCCCCTGCCGGCCAGCTTCTGCTTGTTCCGAAGGGCGAGTGGATGAACGCCTGGAGTCCGGGCCCATCGTCGCCGTCGGTGCAGTGTCCGCACGATTGGCGTTGGCGTCAACAATGGAGGCAATATCTGCCTGGAATGCGCAGATTGACCTCCGAAGACGAACAGGTCGGCCAGCGCTCGGGTCCGTTGCCCGCCCGCTGACACGCCGTCCTTCCCCACTTTCGAACGGCTCCGGAAGCAGCTCCCCATGGAAAGGACGGGAACAGGATAGCTCAGGTTTGAAGGTGTTGGATAAACAGCCACGATTATTTTTGTCCGGAGGTTCGAGCGGGTACCTTTAAGGCTGTTTGATTTGCCGGATGGCAATGCTGCTGTGCGCCCTTCGACAGGCTCACCATGAGGGAGGTGGGTTGATTGCAGGGAGCCAGGAACAGCACCGTTGATGCCTGTCGCGACGCGGCCGGTTATCGTGTGGCTGTCGCGACATTGCAGGTTATCGTGCAGCCCACCCACCCTCCCTCATGGTGAGCTTGTCGAACCACGCACAGCAGCATTGCCATCCGGACAAAAAGGGTAGCCAACCTCAATGCGGCTCACAGGCGCATCTATCCCGTTGTTCTCACGCATGCTATGGGCGATCCATGAGCAAGTTCGTTATCCTTCTTGGTGGAGCCGTCCGTGTTACCGATCGTCTCCTGCGTCTTGTCGCCGGGGCGCGGGTGCTTGCTGCCGATGGAGGAATCGCCCATGCAGCGCCGCTAAGGCTCAAGCCGGAACTTTGGCTCGGCGATTTCGATTCGGCCTCGCCGGAGCTCGAAGCACAGTATGCCAAGGTTCCGCGGATGGAATTTCCGTCCGAAAAGGACATGACCGACGGCGAACTCGCTCTGAGCGAAGCCTACCGACTGGGTGCGACTGAAGTTATCCTCTGCGGGGCTTTCGGCGGCGAGCGTACCGATCACGCACTGCTGCATTTGACGATGGCGACGCGGTATGCAGCCGAAGGACGAAAGCTCGTTCTCTCCAGCGGATACGAAGAGGCACATCCTCTGGTTGCAGGCTCCTATGACTTCGATTTTGTGAATGGAACCCTTTTCAGCATTGTTGCATTTTCGCCATTAAGCGGGCTTTTTATCCATGGCGCGCGCTGGCCGCTTGAAAATGTGGAACTTTTTTTCGGTTCATCGCTTACATTGTCGAATGCCGTGCGTGGGAATCTCCACGTGTCACTTCATTCGGGTAAAGCGATCCTGATTGCTGCGCCGCAAATCGCCTAACGCTTGTAAAACAAAAGCGGAAAGTGTAATTGTCGACAGCCAGCATTGGGGACGCAAGCTGATGAGTTTGGTTTTTAAAACGGAGAGGTCTTCCATGTTGAAAAGTTTATCCACGATTGCGGTCGCAGGGCTTTTGGCGCTCTCGGTTGCTGGTTGCACGACCAGTGATCAGCGCGTCGCCGGTTATGGCGTTGGCGGTGCCGCACTGGGTGCGCTTGCCGGTGGTGCAATCACAGGTTCAGGCCGTGGCGCACTTGCAGGTGCGGCGATCGGTGGCGCTGGTGGTGCCTTGGTCGGCGCCGCAACCAACAATAACGATGGCCGCCGCTACTGCACTTACGAAAATCGCTATGGCGAACGCTATCGCGCACCGTGCCGCCGTTATTAATGTTGCATTTAAGCTATAAAAGAAACGGGCCGGAAATTTCCGGCCCGTTTTGTTCCGAGGCTACCAATCTTCATCCAACTCCCAGCGATCTTTCTTCTGCCGTATTATCTACGCAGAGTCTGGCTCGTATTGTTTCGATGTGAGAGGATTTTAAGATGACAGTTCGTTTAACTGCAATTGCGGTTTCGGCACTTTTGGCCCTATCTGTAGCCGGTTGCGCGACGAGTGAGCAAAATCAACGTGCCGGGACGGGCGCTTTGATCGGCGGCGGCGTTGGTGCGCTGGCTGGCCAGGCTCTTGGACATGATACGAAGAGCACCGTCGTTGGTGCAGCAGGCGGCGCACTTCTTGGTGCAGCCATCGGAACCGCAACGACCCCGAGAGGACAGAGCGGCAACTATTGCCGTTACCAGCGGCGTGACGGATCCATCTACGAGGCCCCCTGCGAAGGCAACGGCGGCGGTGGTTACTAATCCCGATCGATTTAAAGCTTGTGTGTAGGTACAGCAGGCCGGAAATTCCGGCCTGTTTTGCTTTATGGCATTTGACAGCGGCAATAATCTCGCCGACAAGCACGGCAATCTTCGATCGTAGCGCAAATTTTCCAGAACTGTAAACCGGCATGGCTCCCCCTCTTCTCCGTCTTGACCAGATAGCGCTGACTTTTGGTGGCACGCCGCTGTTGAGCGACGCGGCCATCTCCGTCAGCGAAAACGATCGCATCGCACTCGTCGGCCGCAACGGATCGGGTAAATCGACGCTGCTGAAAATTGCCGCCGGATTTATCGCGCCGACCGATGGTGACGTATTCAAGCATCCGGGCGTCACGGTGCGTTACCTGGCGCAGGCTCCCGACATGGAAGGCTTTGCCACTGTACGCGCCTATGTCGAAGCGGGCCTTGGTCCTGCTGACGATCTCTACCGGGTCAGTTATCTGCTCGAACATCTTGGCCTTACCGGCGAGGAAGAGCCGGACAATCTTTCCGGTGGCGAAACACGCCGTGCTGCGCTGGCCAAGGTGCTGGCGCCGCAACCCGACATTTTATTGCTCGACGAGCCGACCAACCATCTGGATCTCACAACTATCGAGTGGCTGGAAGACGAACTTCGCCAGATACGTTCCGCGATCGTGGTTATTTCCCATGACAGGCGCTTTCTGGAAAACGTCAGCCGTTCGACCATCTGGCTGGATCGCGGCGTGACAAAGCGCCTCGAACAGGGCTTCGCGGCTTTCGAGGAATGGCGCGACAAGGTTCTCGAAGAGGAAGAGCGCGACTTGCACAAGCTCGGGCGGCAGATCGTGCGGGAAGAGCATTGGCTGCGCTATGGCGTGACGGCCCGGCGCAAGCGCAATATGCGGCGGCTTGGCGATCTGCAATCCATGCGCAGCGAGTTCCGCAATCATCGCGGTGCGCAAGGCAAGGCCGTGCTGAAAGCCAGTGATGCAAGAGAGTCCGGCAAGCTCGTCATAGAGGCGGAGCATCTCGTCAAAGCCTATGGCGACCGGGTGCTGGTCAATGATTTTTCAACGCGGATACAGCGTGGAAATTGTGTGGGATTCGTGGGCCCTAACGGTGCGGGCAAGACGACACTGCTGTCGATGCTGACCGGAGTGCTCGCGCCGGATAGCGGCTTCGTCAAGCTTGGCACCAATCTGGAGATCGCCATCCTCGACCAGAAGCGCGACAGTCTCAATCTTGAGCAGACACTGTCGGACTACCTGACCGACGGGCGCGGCGAGAATGTCATCGTCAATGGCGAGCAACGCCACGTCGCATCCTATATGAAGGACTTTCTATTCCAACCGGAGCAACTGCGCACACCCATCCGCGAGCTTTCCGGCGGCGAGAGAGCACGGCTCATACTGGCGCGGGTACTTGCCCGTCCGGCCAATCTTCTGGTGCTCGATGAGCCAACCAACGATCTCGACATGGAAACGCTCGATCTGCTGCAGGAACTGGTAGCCGGCTTCGTGGGTACCGTCCTCCTTGTCAGCCATGACCGCGATTTCCTCGACCGGACGGTGACGTCGGTGATCGCTCCGGAGGGCAATGGCCGCTGGCTCGAATATGCCGGCGGCTACACGGATATGCTGGCGCAGCGCAAGGAAGCCGCCTTAGCGACACGCAAGGAGTTGAAAACTGCAAAGCTCGCCGGTGGTTCGGTGGAAAAGGCAGGGCCGGCGCAGCGTGAAGAAAAGCGCAAGCTTTCCTACAAGCAGAAGTTCGCGCTGGAAACTTTACCGGGAAAGATTGAAGCGCTGCACGTTGAGATTGCAATGCTTGAGAAAAAGCTGGCAGATCCGCAACTTTTCGCCAAGGACGCGGTGCTGTTCAACAAGACGGTCGATGAAATCAGCAAGAAGCGCCATAGCCTTGAAACTTACGAGCACGAATGGCTGGAGCTCGAAATGCTGCGGGAAGAAATCGAAGGCTAATTCGCCTTGGGCGCGAGCTTGGTTGCAAGCGTCTCGATACGGGTCGTAACCTCGGACAGCACGCCTGTTATCGCAGCGTCATTGTTATCGGCCTTGGCCAGCGCCTCGTCGCGGCTCTTGCGTAGCGCTTCCGCCTCGTTTTCGAGACCCTTTACCCGCATCTGCAACTCGCTGAGTTCATCCATGACCATGATGCCGGCCATGACAGTCAGACGCAGATCTCCGATTTCGCCAAAAGACGATTTGAGATGCGTGACATAGCGGTCAAAGCGCTCGGCAAGACCTGTCAGGTGCTGTTCCTGGCCTTCGTCGCAGGCCATTCTGTAGGCTTTGCCGTCGATCGTAACTGTTACCGTGGCCATGGTATGTTTCTTCCCGGTTTAACTCTTTGTCTTGTCGCATTTCCCGACGGAAAATCGCTTCACACTTTTCCTGGAAATGCTTAGCGATCAAGGACAGTACGGATGGATTCCATTGCAGCCACGAGACGGCGCGAAACTTCCTTGTTTGCCGCCTCCAGGCGCTCGGCCCGTCCTTCCGACGCATCGAGCTCCTGGGCCAGCTTGCGCCGGTCCATGTTCATGCGCTGCACTTCTTCTTCGGCCTCGGCAAAATCGCCTTCGTGCTCCAGACGTGCGTCGACCGCGTCCTCGAGCGAGGCCAAAGCTTTTCCCAGTCTTTCAAGAACCTGTTTGAGGGTGGCTTCCGATGCCATTTCAATGCTTCCCCATGTGTCGATCTTTTTAAACGAATCGCAAAAAGAAGAACAGCTTATCTTGGAGAGTCTAAGGGTTACATCAACGCCACGTCAATCAATCCGCACTGTCATGGTCCAGTCATGCACCGATAATAATCTCGTGCGACGAATGACCCGTTTGTCGGCAAGGCCATTTTGCCTTAGGTTTAATTGACTCCCTGAAGACACCTGCTATTTGTCGCGTGCCTTTTGGAAATTGTCTTTCCGGCATCCAGAGACGGCACTCCTTTCCTCTTCGAAAGACGGTGAACATGACCAATTCTGAGAAATCCAACCAAATGGCCAATGCAATCCGCTTCCTTTCGGCGGATGCGGTGGAAAAAGCCAATTCTGGCCATCCCGGTCTTCCCATGGGCGCAGCCGATATTGCGACCGTGCTTTTCACCCGCTTCCTCAAGTTCGATCCGAAAGCGCCGCATTGGCCCGACCGCGACCGTTTCGTGCTTTCGGCCGGCCATGGCTCGATGCTGCTCTATTCGCTTTTGTACCTGACGGGCTACGAAGACATGACCATCGACCAGATCGAGAATTTCCGTCAGCTCGGCTCACGCACGGCCGGTCATCCGGAATATGGCCATGCAGCAGGCATCGAGACGACAACCGGCCCACTTGGTCAGGGCCTTGCGAATTCTGTAGGCATGGCGCTTTCCGAACGCATCATGAATGCGCATTTCGGCGATGACCTGGTCGACCATCATACCTATGTCATCGTTGGCGATGGCTGTTTGATGGAAGGCATCAGCCAGGAGGCTATCGCGCTTGCCGGTCATCTGAAGCTGAACAAGTTGATCGTTTTCTGGGACCACAACAATATTTCGATCGACGGTCCGGTTACCCTTGCCGACAACACCGATCAATGTGCCCGCGTCGAAGCTTCGGGCTGGAATTCCATAAGCGTCGACGGTCACGATCAGGATGCCATTGCCGCTGCAATCGAAAAGGCTCACAAGTCCGATAAGCCGACATTCATTGCGTGCAAGACGACAATCGGTTTCGGTGCGCCGACGAAGGCTGGTACCAACAAGGTTCATGGGTCGCCGCTCGGCGCCGAAGAACTCGCCGGCGCGCGCAAGGCGCTTGGCTGGACGGCGGAGCCTTTTGTCGTCCCTGCCGACATTCTCGATGACTGGCGTGCCGCAGGTCAGCGTTCCAATGAGGAACACAAGGCCTGGGAAGAGCGCCTGCAGAAAGTCGATTCGACTATACGTTCCGAGTGGGATCGCCGCTTGAGTGGTGATTTGCCGGATAATTTCGAAGCAACGATTTCGGCCTACAAAAAGAAGCTTTCCGAAGACAGGCCCAAGGTTGCGACCCGCAAGGCTTCCGAGATGGCGCTCGAAGTCATCAACGGGATTGTGCCGGAAACGATTGGCGGTTCCGCTGATCTGACAGGTTCCAACAATACCAAGACCAGCCAGACCAGCAACATCACCCCTGAGGACTACGGTCAGCGCTACGTCCATTATGGCATTCGCGAGCATGGGATGGCGGCAGCGATGAACGGTATCTCGTTGCACGGCGGCCTAATCCCCTATTCGGGGACGTTCCTGACGTTCTCCGATTACGCGCGCGGCGCCATGCGGCTTTCGAGCGTGATGGGTATTCGCGTTGTCTACGTGATGACACATGATTCAATCGGTCTTGGTGAAGACGGGCCGACACACCAGCCGGTTGAACATCTTGCCGCTCTGCGTGCCATCCCCAACAATTACGTTTTCCGCCCGGCCGACGTCGTCGAAACGGCGGAATGCTGGGAATTGGCGCTCAAGTCGCGCAAGACGCCGTCGACAATCGGCTTGACCCGCCAGAATCTTCCGACGGTTCGCACCGAATATATCGCGGAGAACATGTGCGCCTATGGTGCCTATGAGCTCGCAGCGGCAAGCGGCAAGGCCGAAGTCACCATCTTTGCGACAGGTTCGGAAGTTGAGATTGCTCTCAATGCCCGCACGAAACTGGAAGAAGACGGCCATCCGACGCGGGTCGTTTCCGTTCCCTGCTTCGAACTTTTTGAACAGACGAGCGACGAGTACAAGCGCGTCATCCTCGGCGATGCGCCGGTGAAGATTGCGGTCGAAGCCGCCATCCGCATGGGCTGGGACAGGTTCATCGGTATCGATGGTATTTTCGTTGGCATGACCGGGTTTGGCGCCAGCGGCCCGATCGAAGCACTGTACGAGCACTTCGGTATCACCGCGGATCATATCGTCGCAGCGGCCGAAGCCAAGTTGAAATAATCCAGACCATTCCTGCATAATCCATTCAAGGGCCCCAAAACCCAGGGAGACATACAAATGACAGTTCGCGTTGCAATCAACGGATTTGGCCGCATCGGCCGCAACGTTCTTCGCGCCATTGTGGAATCCGGCCGCACCGACATCGAGGTCGTTGCGATCAATGATCTCGGCCCGGTCGAGACCAATGCCCATCTGATGCGCTATGACAGCGTCCACGGCCGTTTCCCCGGAACCGTGACGGTTGATGGCGACACGATCGACGTTGGCCGCGGACCGATCAAGGTCACTGCCGTGCGTAACCCTGTCGAATTGCCGTGGAAAGAGCTCAACGTCGATATCGCGCTCGAGTGCACTGGTATCTTCACTGCGCGTGACAAGGCCGCTGCTCATCTTGAAGCCGGTGCGAAGCGGGTCATCGTTTCGGCGCCAGCCGATGGTGCCGACCTGACCGTCGTCTTCGGCGTCAATGATCACAAACTGACGAAAGACCATATGGTCATTTCGAATGCGTCCTGCACCACGAATTGCCTTGCGCCGGTCGCCTATGTTCTCAACGATGCCGTCGGCATCGATCATGGATTCATGACCACGATCCACAGCTACACCGGCGACCAGCCAACGCTCGACACGATGCACAAGGATCTCTATCGCGGCCGTGCTGCAGCCCTGTCGATGATCCCGACCTCAACCGGTGCGGCCAAGGCTGTGGGCCTCGTTCTTCCAGAACTCAACGGCAAGCTGGACGGTACTTCAATCCGCGTTCCGACCCCGAATGTTTCGGTTGTGGATTTCAAGTTCGTCGCCAAGAAGCCGACGACGGTTGCGGAGATCAATGATGCCGTGAAATCGGCTGCCAACGGCAAGCTGAAGGGTATTCTCGGCTATACGGACGAACCGAATGTTTCGGTCGACTTCAACCACGACCCGCATTCTTCTGTATTCCACATCAGCCAGACCAAGGTTCTGGAAGGCACATTCGTACGCGTTCTGTCCTGGTACGACAACGAGTGGGGCTTCTCGAACCGGATGGCTGATACGGCTGTGGCTTTCGGCAAGGTCATCTGAGCCCTTCGATAAATCCATCCTGATGGCCATCTGATGCGATTTTCTGCGCTTCCGGTGCTCATGGACCTGAATGTCCACTGCGCTCCGTTTCTCGAAAACCGCACCAGCTGACCTATCAGGCTGAATTTCTCGCAAGGTCTCCCGGAGATCCAATTTCGGTGGCGGGCCGTGATAGGCTATTGTCCATCCGGCTTGCTGCCGATTTGCACCATTTCAAATGAGGGTAGGACGATGACTGTTTTCAAGACGCTAGACGATGC
This is a stretch of genomic DNA from Phyllobacterium zundukense. It encodes these proteins:
- a CDS encoding glycine zipper domain-containing protein, which codes for MLKSLSTIAVAGLLALSVAGCTTSDQRVAGYGVGGAALGALAGGAITGSGRGALAGAAIGGAGGALVGAATNNNDGRRYCTYENRYGERYRAPCRRY
- the tkt gene encoding transketolase → MTNSEKSNQMANAIRFLSADAVEKANSGHPGLPMGAADIATVLFTRFLKFDPKAPHWPDRDRFVLSAGHGSMLLYSLLYLTGYEDMTIDQIENFRQLGSRTAGHPEYGHAAGIETTTGPLGQGLANSVGMALSERIMNAHFGDDLVDHHTYVIVGDGCLMEGISQEAIALAGHLKLNKLIVFWDHNNISIDGPVTLADNTDQCARVEASGWNSISVDGHDQDAIAAAIEKAHKSDKPTFIACKTTIGFGAPTKAGTNKVHGSPLGAEELAGARKALGWTAEPFVVPADILDDWRAAGQRSNEEHKAWEERLQKVDSTIRSEWDRRLSGDLPDNFEATISAYKKKLSEDRPKVATRKASEMALEVINGIVPETIGGSADLTGSNNTKTSQTSNITPEDYGQRYVHYGIREHGMAAAMNGISLHGGLIPYSGTFLTFSDYARGAMRLSSVMGIRVVYVMTHDSIGLGEDGPTHQPVEHLAALRAIPNNYVFRPADVVETAECWELALKSRKTPSTIGLTRQNLPTVRTEYIAENMCAYGAYELAAASGKAEVTIFATGSEVEIALNARTKLEEDGHPTRVVSVPCFELFEQTSDEYKRVILGDAPVKIAVEAAIRMGWDRFIGIDGIFVGMTGFGASGPIEALYEHFGITADHIVAAAEAKLK
- a CDS encoding cell division protein ZapA yields the protein MATVTVTIDGKAYRMACDEGQEQHLTGLAERFDRYVTHLKSSFGEIGDLRLTVMAGIMVMDELSELQMRVKGLENEAEALRKSRDEALAKADNNDAAITGVLSEVTTRIETLATKLAPKAN
- the gap gene encoding type I glyceraldehyde-3-phosphate dehydrogenase encodes the protein MTVRVAINGFGRIGRNVLRAIVESGRTDIEVVAINDLGPVETNAHLMRYDSVHGRFPGTVTVDGDTIDVGRGPIKVTAVRNPVELPWKELNVDIALECTGIFTARDKAAAHLEAGAKRVIVSAPADGADLTVVFGVNDHKLTKDHMVISNASCTTNCLAPVAYVLNDAVGIDHGFMTTIHSYTGDQPTLDTMHKDLYRGRAAALSMIPTSTGAAKAVGLVLPELNGKLDGTSIRVPTPNVSVVDFKFVAKKPTTVAEINDAVKSAANGKLKGILGYTDEPNVSVDFNHDPHSSVFHISQTKVLEGTFVRVLSWYDNEWGFSNRMADTAVAFGKVI
- a CDS encoding ABC-F family ATP-binding cassette domain-containing protein; amino-acid sequence: MAPPLLRLDQIALTFGGTPLLSDAAISVSENDRIALVGRNGSGKSTLLKIAAGFIAPTDGDVFKHPGVTVRYLAQAPDMEGFATVRAYVEAGLGPADDLYRVSYLLEHLGLTGEEEPDNLSGGETRRAALAKVLAPQPDILLLDEPTNHLDLTTIEWLEDELRQIRSAIVVISHDRRFLENVSRSTIWLDRGVTKRLEQGFAAFEEWRDKVLEEEERDLHKLGRQIVREEHWLRYGVTARRKRNMRRLGDLQSMRSEFRNHRGAQGKAVLKASDARESGKLVIEAEHLVKAYGDRVLVNDFSTRIQRGNCVGFVGPNGAGKTTLLSMLTGVLAPDSGFVKLGTNLEIAILDQKRDSLNLEQTLSDYLTDGRGENVIVNGEQRHVASYMKDFLFQPEQLRTPIRELSGGERARLILARVLARPANLLVLDEPTNDLDMETLDLLQELVAGFVGTVLLVSHDRDFLDRTVTSVIAPEGNGRWLEYAGGYTDMLAQRKEAALATRKELKTAKLAGGSVEKAGPAQREEKRKLSYKQKFALETLPGKIEALHVEIAMLEKKLADPQLFAKDAVLFNKTVDEISKKRHSLETYEHEWLELEMLREEIEG
- a CDS encoding DUF4164 domain-containing protein, coding for MASEATLKQVLERLGKALASLEDAVDARLEHEGDFAEAEEEVQRMNMDRRKLAQELDASEGRAERLEAANKEVSRRLVAAMESIRTVLDR
- a CDS encoding YMGG-like glycine zipper-containing protein, with the protein product MTVRLTAIAVSALLALSVAGCATSEQNQRAGTGALIGGGVGALAGQALGHDTKSTVVGAAGGALLGAAIGTATTPRGQSGNYCRYQRRDGSIYEAPCEGNGGGGY
- a CDS encoding thiamine diphosphokinase; translation: MSKFVILLGGAVRVTDRLLRLVAGARVLAADGGIAHAAPLRLKPELWLGDFDSASPELEAQYAKVPRMEFPSEKDMTDGELALSEAYRLGATEVILCGAFGGERTDHALLHLTMATRYAAEGRKLVLSSGYEEAHPLVAGSYDFDFVNGTLFSIVAFSPLSGLFIHGARWPLENVELFFGSSLTLSNAVRGNLHVSLHSGKAILIAAPQIA